In one window of Niallia sp. Man26 DNA:
- a CDS encoding 2-isopropylmalate synthase, producing the protein MKNIEKYSRGYFTPPVTSLKWTEKEYIDKAPTWCSVDLRDGNQALVVPMSLEEKLEYFQLLLEVGFKEIEVGFPAASDTEYAFLRTLIEQNLIPEDVTIQVLTQSREHIIKKTFESLEGVNKAVVHLYNSTSVAQREQVFQKTEEEIIDIAVTGAKLLKKYAAETEGNFKFQYSPESFTGTEIEFALKICNSVLDIWQPTAENKVIINLPATVSMSMPHVYASQIEYMSENLSFRDNVILSLHPHNDRGTGVADAELGMLAGAQRVEGTLFGNGERTGNVDIVTLALNMYSHGIDPQLNFDNIPSILEKYEKLTRMTVHERHPYGGELVFTAFSGSHQDAIAKGMKWREEKERDYWTVPYLLIDPKDIGRQYEGDIIRINSQSGKGGIGYILKQNYGLDLPAKMRESFGYAVKKVSDSLHKELMPDEIHNIFIEEYVNISSPIEYIEYRFSQNDSYDTTVSVKQNGAVQEFSGTGNGRLDAISNALQSSLGIQYKDLVYTEHALETGSESKAVSYVGFATDKGAIYWGCGIDADIMTSSIKALFSAVNKMVSSEQPATKQGYSLSNS; encoded by the coding sequence ATGAAAAATATCGAAAAATATTCCAGAGGTTATTTCACCCCTCCCGTAACAAGTTTGAAATGGACAGAGAAGGAGTATATTGACAAGGCTCCGACATGGTGCAGCGTGGATCTTCGTGACGGAAACCAGGCGCTTGTTGTGCCGATGAGCTTAGAAGAAAAACTGGAATATTTTCAATTGCTGTTAGAAGTAGGCTTTAAAGAAATAGAAGTAGGCTTTCCCGCAGCATCTGATACAGAATACGCCTTTTTGAGGACACTAATTGAACAAAACCTAATCCCAGAAGATGTCACAATCCAAGTGCTTACACAGTCAAGGGAGCATATCATTAAGAAAACCTTTGAATCATTAGAAGGTGTGAATAAAGCTGTTGTGCATCTGTATAATTCCACTTCCGTTGCACAGCGGGAACAAGTATTCCAAAAAACAGAGGAAGAGATCATTGATATTGCTGTGACAGGCGCTAAGCTTTTAAAAAAATATGCGGCTGAAACAGAAGGCAATTTCAAGTTCCAATACTCACCTGAAAGCTTTACTGGAACAGAAATAGAATTCGCCCTAAAGATTTGTAACAGTGTGCTGGATATTTGGCAGCCAACAGCTGAAAACAAAGTAATCATCAATCTGCCTGCAACGGTTTCTATGTCCATGCCTCATGTATACGCAAGTCAAATTGAGTACATGAGCGAAAATTTAAGCTTTAGGGACAATGTAATCCTGTCTCTTCATCCACATAATGACAGAGGAACAGGCGTTGCAGATGCTGAGCTTGGGATGCTTGCAGGTGCTCAAAGAGTGGAAGGCACATTGTTTGGAAACGGTGAAAGAACAGGTAATGTTGACATTGTTACACTAGCATTGAACATGTATTCCCATGGAATTGATCCACAGCTGAATTTCGATAACATTCCTAGCATTCTAGAAAAGTATGAGAAATTGACTAGAATGACGGTTCATGAAAGACATCCATACGGCGGTGAGCTAGTGTTCACAGCGTTCTCCGGTTCCCATCAGGATGCTATTGCTAAAGGGATGAAATGGCGTGAAGAAAAGGAACGCGACTATTGGACAGTCCCTTATCTTTTAATTGATCCAAAGGATATCGGCAGACAATATGAAGGAGATATTATCCGAATTAACAGCCAATCAGGCAAGGGCGGAATCGGTTATATACTTAAACAGAATTACGGCTTGGATCTGCCTGCAAAAATGCGTGAGAGCTTTGGATATGCTGTCAAAAAAGTTTCAGACAGCCTTCATAAGGAGCTTATGCCAGATGAAATTCATAACATATTTATAGAGGAATATGTCAATATCAGCTCGCCTATTGAGTATATCGAGTATAGATTTTCACAAAATGACAGCTATGACACAACCGTGTCAGTTAAACAGAATGGAGCTGTACAGGAATTCAGCGGTACAGGAAATGGCCGACTTGATGCCATCAGCAATGCCCTTCAATCTTCGTTAGGAATCCAATATAAAGACCTTGTTTATACAGAGCATGCCCTAGAAACAGGCTCTGAATCGAAAGCAGTTTCCTATGTAGGCTTTGCAACCGATAAAGGCGCTATTTATTGGGGATGCGGAATTGATGCTGACATCATGACTTCCTCCATTAAGGCATTATTCAGTGCCGTTAACAAAATGGTTAGCAGTGAACAGCCTGCAACAAAGCAAGGATATTCCTTGTCGAACAGCTAA
- a CDS encoding GNAT family N-acetyltransferase: protein MIVREIEQQDNEIVASIIRHSLESVGLNIKGTAYFDPSLDKLSEYYNSLESAAYWVAVLDGEVVGGIGIAPFDEERGICELQKLYLSPKAQGKGYANLLMETALDFAAKHYIACYLETRQQLKAACALYEKFGFELLSAPLAGSEHSAMDAWYIKKFT, encoded by the coding sequence ATGATTGTTAGAGAGATAGAACAACAAGATAATGAGATAGTAGCATCCATCATCCGTCATTCACTTGAATCTGTCGGTTTGAATATAAAAGGCACTGCTTATTTTGACCCTTCCTTAGACAAACTGTCAGAGTATTACAATTCGCTAGAATCAGCTGCTTATTGGGTTGCAGTGCTTGATGGTGAAGTGGTCGGGGGCATCGGTATCGCTCCCTTTGATGAGGAAAGAGGCATTTGCGAGTTACAGAAGCTGTATTTAAGCCCTAAAGCTCAAGGGAAGGGCTATGCTAACCTTTTGATGGAAACGGCCTTAGACTTTGCTGCAAAGCATTATATAGCGTGCTACTTGGAAACTCGTCAGCAATTAAAGGCTGCATGTGCTCTATATGAAAAGTTTGGGTTTGAACTGCTTTCTGCACCTTTAGCCGGGTCTGAGCATTCTGCTATGGATGCCTGGTACATAAAGAAGTTTACATAA
- a CDS encoding amino acid permease, translating to MSQLFRRKSVNTMISQSQNKMLNRTMGVMDLIFLGVGCVIGTGIFVITGVVAAESAGPAILLSFVLAGIACALAAFCYAEFSSAVPLSGSVYTYTYATLGEFFAFLIGWDLMLEYVLAIAAVATGWSAYFQSLIAGFNIVLPASISSAPGLDKGGIVDLPAMLIILGITALVSKGVKESIKFNNIMVFVKLGVILLFIIVGVWYVKPDNWTPFMPFGFDGVITGAATVFFAYIGFDVIATASEEVKNPGRTMPIGIIGSLAICTALYIAVSTVLTGMIPFTQLNVGAPVSLALESVGQNAVAGIISIGAVMGITTVILALVYAQVRLSYAMSRDGLLPKMLSSVNSKTKTPFKNTWLTGIVAACIAGFVDLSTLAHLVNMGTLAAFTLISIAIIVLRKKFPELKGSFRVPFVPVLPIISALLCIGLAVSLPGITWISFVIWLAIGTSIYFLYSRKHSKLNN from the coding sequence TTGAGTCAACTTTTTCGCAGGAAATCAGTAAATACTATGATTTCACAATCTCAAAATAAAATGCTGAATCGGACGATGGGAGTTATGGATCTCATCTTCTTGGGAGTCGGCTGTGTTATTGGTACAGGTATTTTTGTAATAACAGGTGTTGTTGCTGCAGAAAGTGCAGGTCCGGCAATTCTTCTTTCCTTTGTTCTTGCTGGAATAGCTTGTGCACTTGCTGCGTTTTGTTATGCTGAATTTTCTTCTGCAGTGCCGCTGTCAGGAAGTGTATATACTTACACATATGCTACATTAGGTGAGTTTTTTGCCTTTTTAATCGGCTGGGATTTAATGTTGGAATATGTTCTAGCAATCGCCGCAGTGGCAACAGGGTGGTCTGCATACTTCCAATCTTTAATTGCAGGGTTTAATATTGTGCTTCCAGCAAGTATTTCATCTGCTCCTGGATTAGATAAAGGTGGAATTGTCGATTTACCGGCAATGCTTATTATCTTAGGTATTACTGCTTTGGTTTCTAAAGGTGTAAAAGAAAGTATTAAATTCAACAATATCATGGTTTTCGTTAAACTTGGCGTAATCTTGTTGTTCATTATTGTTGGTGTTTGGTATGTGAAGCCGGATAACTGGACACCATTCATGCCATTTGGATTCGATGGGGTCATTACAGGTGCAGCTACTGTATTCTTTGCTTATATTGGATTTGATGTTATTGCAACTGCTTCAGAAGAAGTAAAAAACCCAGGCAGAACAATGCCTATTGGTATAATTGGGTCTCTAGCTATTTGTACGGCATTATACATTGCTGTTTCCACTGTTTTAACAGGAATGATTCCTTTCACACAGCTGAATGTTGGAGCACCAGTTTCTCTTGCGTTAGAATCAGTTGGTCAAAATGCAGTTGCAGGGATTATTTCTATCGGGGCAGTAATGGGGATTACTACTGTTATTCTTGCCTTGGTTTATGCACAAGTACGTCTAAGCTATGCAATGAGCCGTGATGGTCTTCTGCCGAAGATGCTTTCGTCTGTAAACAGTAAAACAAAAACACCATTTAAAAATACATGGCTGACAGGTATTGTTGCAGCATGTATCGCTGGTTTTGTTGATTTGTCTACATTGGCTCATCTAGTAAACATGGGGACATTGGCAGCATTTACGCTGATCTCTATTGCAATCATCGTATTGCGCAAGAAATTCCCAGAATTAAAAGGTTCCTTCCGTGTACCTTTCGTACCAGTATTGCCAATCATCAGCGCACTTCTTTGCATAGGACTGGCAGTCAGCCTGCCAGGAATCACTTGGATTTCCTTTGTAATTTGGCTGGCAATTGGAACGAGCATATATTTCCTATACTCGAGAAAACACAGTAAGTTGAATAATTAA
- a CDS encoding YitT family protein, which produces MQSKQEFRSYSLIILGTFLVGLAFNIFLLPASITAGGVAGISIILNKLNGWSPAIVQWAINIPTFVLGYFLLGKDFSIRTFIGTVLLPTFIWLTSYLPFSVEDPLLASIYGGILSGIGIGLVFRGKGSTGGTTIFGQLIKKYTRLSSGYSQFLIDGCIVIVAMFVFDFERALYGMIAMFIIGKSIDVVQLRSSTSKLVLIVTENEQKITDLIRNEIDRGFTKVWSEGGYSNQKKALLFSVVEQSEAVYLKELIQRSDNNSFVIFLNASDIIGRGFSIPRDFPRN; this is translated from the coding sequence ATGCAAAGTAAGCAAGAATTTCGTTCTTATAGTTTAATTATTCTTGGAACATTTTTAGTAGGTTTAGCATTTAATATATTTCTATTGCCTGCATCCATTACAGCAGGAGGAGTGGCTGGGATTAGTATTATTTTAAACAAATTGAATGGCTGGAGCCCAGCAATTGTGCAATGGGCAATAAATATCCCAACTTTTGTTTTAGGCTATTTCCTACTAGGTAAAGATTTCAGCATCCGCACCTTTATTGGAACAGTTCTGCTGCCTACATTCATTTGGCTGACATCTTATTTGCCGTTCTCAGTGGAAGATCCATTGCTTGCTTCCATTTACGGTGGGATCCTCAGCGGGATCGGAATTGGTCTTGTATTTCGTGGTAAAGGGTCTACTGGAGGGACAACAATTTTCGGACAGCTTATTAAGAAATACACACGTTTATCAAGCGGTTATTCGCAATTTTTAATTGATGGCTGTATCGTAATTGTTGCCATGTTCGTTTTTGACTTTGAAAGAGCCCTATATGGTATGATTGCCATGTTTATTATAGGAAAGTCTATTGACGTGGTTCAGCTTCGTTCATCTACTTCTAAGCTTGTCTTAATAGTGACGGAAAACGAACAGAAAATCACAGATTTAATTCGCAATGAAATCGACAGAGGCTTCACGAAGGTTTGGTCAGAAGGAGGATACAGCAATCAGAAAAAAGCATTGCTGTTCAGTGTGGTCGAACAATCAGAAGCGGTATACTTAAAAGAATTAATTCAAAGAAGTGATAATAACTCCTTTGTTATTTTCTTAAATGCATCTGATATTATCGGCAGAGGCTTTTCAATTCCAAGAGATTTCCCAAGAAATTAG
- a CDS encoding GNAT family N-acetyltransferase produces MPQQSFEIRELDKEHEWLEAFSVMKQLRTHLDEKSYLELVKAAAKKDNYRMAALFINKNIIAVAGFMPMITLYNGRFTWVCDLITDNNYRSKGYGEALLEYIQNWSKNNGYDIVSLSSGLKRIDAHRFYEKKMKYNKVSYVFLKEV; encoded by the coding sequence ATGCCGCAACAATCTTTTGAAATAAGAGAATTAGATAAGGAACACGAATGGTTAGAAGCCTTTTCCGTAATGAAACAATTAAGAACTCACTTAGATGAGAAAAGTTACCTTGAATTAGTAAAAGCGGCAGCGAAAAAAGATAATTATAGAATGGCTGCACTATTTATTAATAAGAATATAATTGCTGTTGCAGGCTTTATGCCTATGATAACTCTTTATAATGGCAGGTTTACTTGGGTTTGTGATTTAATAACGGATAACAACTACCGTTCTAAAGGATATGGAGAAGCCCTTCTAGAGTATATACAAAATTGGTCAAAGAATAATGGTTACGATATTGTCTCACTTTCGTCCGGATTAAAACGCATAGATGCTCACCGCTTCTATGAGAAAAAAATGAAGTATAATAAGGTTAGTTATGTATTCTTGAAAGAAGTTTAA